The Podospora bellae-mahoneyi strain CBS 112042 chromosome 7, whole genome shotgun sequence genomic sequence AGATACTTTGTCTTCGCCGCCAGCCTCGTCATCTTGATGAACCAATTCTCGTGCCTCTACTACACAAACGCCTACGACAAAACCATCCGCGACGCAGTCGATTTCATGGAATACTGCACCAAACTCGACCCCCAGGCCGAGCGTgtcctcgacatcatcacccgcTTCGCAAAAGTAGTAGACAAAtggacaaaaaaaaacaaataCGACGCCCCCCCCTTATCCGAAgacctctccttcctctacAGCCACCCGTCCAGTCCCCAACCCGAGCCTGCCAATACCCTGTCGGGAGGACCAGTAGTGGCAAGTCCCCTCCaggaaaccaccacccaccccgacccatcccatcccagttatgccccccaacaccaccgcttcAGCGACCCCGGCCTGTTGACTCCCCCCCAAataacctcctccaaaatgCCTTTGTCTGACATCCTCGCCCCCACAACCCAACAGGACACCCGCATGAACGGCATgtcacccctcctcccacaacaacaacaacaacaacaaccgccaccaccccaacaacaaacccaaaacGACTCCCCTGGTTATAACAGAGAGATCGAATTCGACTTTGACAACCTCTGGAACAACTggctcaacctcccccaaccagccatcgtccctcccactcccacgGCGGGCATATCACCCCTCACCGGGCCACCGCAGTTCTCCCCCGTTGCGGCGGCAGCCCAGCCAGAGCCTTTTCCCGGTGCGTACACCACCActcctgttgttgttcatCACTCTCCCCCTGGGGTTCCCGTCTCGGTTGTCGCTGGGGGACAACCAGCGATCGGGCATGCGGGGATggggcatcatcatcatcagcaccatcatcatgggaATAACATACCGTTGTATCACTCCTCCAGTACATTTGGCTGATGATCAGGAACACATAAATAGTAGTGTTTGGAGCAACGCCGCATAACAGAGGTCCGATTAGGCAAGGGCAGCAGTGGTTCGTGAGGAGTCCTTGAAAACCAACGCTCCGATGAAGAGTGATGGTGGGacagaccaacaacactaGTATAACCCCACATGGGACCGCAGATACTGAGAAAACTGGTTCCACAAGGATGGGAAAGAAATGAAGATGTCGAGAGTGGGAAGAAGAGCAGACAACCCCGAGAAACAAAGATAATGTCTactggtttttttttttctttttttttttggtcttttttggTTTTCCTATACCTAAAATAAGCCTGGCGTCGAATCGACCTTTGTGTATATCACCTCTCAACCTTTCGACTCACATCCTCGTCAATGACAGACACTCgagcaagagaagaagaccGCAGTGTCAGTCAGGCCATCCAGCATTCGCCACCGACCTGTGGACCAACAGCATGGTCCCCGCTTGAAGGACGGAAAAGAGCAACAGGTCAGGCACGACCATCATATAGCGCGAGCTATCGAGAGCACAATCTGAATTGCTTCAACAAAATAATCTACATCTGCCAACCAGTctaccaaccccaacgccatGGCCCGAAATCCCAGTCGatcaaaacacacacacacacacacacacacacacatatatatatatatatatacaatCGCTGCCACCCCCACTCAAcccttcaacacctccccagaATAAAATCGtaccccaactcccacctCGCCCCCggatccccctccctcggctCAAACCTGACAACCAACTCATCCTTGACAGCAAaaacagcatcatcatccacccaccGATCCCGGCTGTCATACAACTGCGTCGTCAAAGTCCTATGCCCCTCGGCGCTAACAATGAAGTGGATATGTCCCGGCCGGTTCGGGTGCCGATCCAACAACCCGAGCAACCTCCCGGCCGGCCCGTCATCCGGGATGGGATACGGCACCGGTCTCAGCGCGTACAGCGCGTACCTCCCCTGCTGGTCAGTCCTGAACCTCCCGCGGAAATTCATCTCTGGCTGGTCAGAATCCTGCTGCTCGTACAGCCCGTTCGGCGCAGTGTGCCAGACGTCTACGACGGCGTTTTCGATCGGCTTGCCGTCTGTGGAGAGGACCTTGCCGGATAAAAAGGCCGAGTCCTCTAGGGCTTTCTCGTACCACGAAACCGAAGGGGAAAGGCCCTGGACGATGGAGGTGCCgtttgggaggaagggggcgtCGCTGCGGTAGAAGGGGCcgaggatggcggagggggtttgggtggtggatgtggcgAGCTGTTTGCTGGTGATCTCGTCGACGAGGGATTCTAGGCCGAGGATGTCGCAGAGGAGTTGGGTTTCGTTGCGGCGGTCGGAGGACATTTTGCCGCAGTCGTTcagctgtggtggtggtggtggcggtgttAGTGAAAGGCTGGGATTGGGGAGGCGGGGTTAACCATACGAAGTCGACGGCGGCGCTCCATTCTCCTACTGTGAGATTGACTTCGCGGGCAAAGTCGTGGAGGTGGCGGACTAGACTTGGGAATATCTGGGCGAGTCTggggttggcgttggggccggtggcggcgatgacCTTTTGGGTGAAGGTTGGGTCGTGTTGGCACTTCTTGCCGGCGGTGTTTATGCCGTTGGGGATACCGTTTGGCTTGATCTTGGTGGTCGATGCCctgctggtggcggcgaggtcTGGAATCATTTGCcccatggtggtggtaaaTGGCTCTGTGCTTGTTCAAAGTTGGGCTGTTGTGTGCTGGGGGATGTATGGTCAAGTCGAGGACTGGGAGACAGGGAAATTCGACGATGGTAAGGGAGTTGAGGTAAAAGAAGGAAAGGCAGTGGATCGGGGGCAACGTGGGCCCGATATATACTCCCTCACAACCGTCggtgagagggaggtgtgtACTCTTGTTTCCCCCGTCGTCGCACGTCACACTGTGCCTCTTCGGACTACGCAGCGTACTTACACGTcaggggggttgttgccaCGCAAAGAAATACCGGGTTGTCACCATCTCCCTTGGAATTTGGGCACGCTCAACAACAGTCCATCGGGACGAAATGCTCCTTTCCTTCCCGTTGACCGCCGTGTGGACACTTGGCCCCTGAGCCCTCGGCCGTATCAGATCATGGCTGCTCCTCCCTTGCCATGACAAGAATGgccttattttttttttttttgggagatTGTGTCTTCTCCtaccaagaaaaaaaaaaggagttGGTACCCGTTTCAGCGAGCGGTGAAAAGACCGTCAAGGTCTCGGTGCGGGAACGGACGGGAGTGTGGAACCAAGA encodes the following:
- a CDS encoding hypothetical protein (EggNog:ENOG503NU8P; COG:E), coding for MGQMIPDLAATSRASTTKIKPNGIPNGINTAGKKCQHDPTFTQKVIAATGPNANPRLAQIFPSLVRHLHDFAREVNLTVGEWSAAVDFLNDCGKMSSDRRNETQLLCDILGLESLVDEITSKQLATSTTQTPSAILGPFYRSDAPFLPNGTSIVQGLSPSVSWYEKALEDSAFLSGKVLSTDGKPIENAVVDVWHTAPNGLYEQQDSDQPEMNFRGRFRTDQQGRYALYALRPVPYPIPDDGPAGRLLGLLDRHPNRPGHIHFIVSAEGHRTLTTQLYDSRDRWVDDDAVFAVKDELVVRFEPREGDPGARWELGYDFILGRC